A section of the Pseudomonadota bacterium genome encodes:
- a CDS encoding biopolymer transporter ExbD, whose translation MNLRPRRQDDVEINLISLIDVLLFLVIFFMVSTTFVEKSEIALTLPEATTDAPPAAENQIEVTIATHGGYYVNGNALADTGLTTVERAMAEAAKPLRDPVVIINADAKATHQSVVTALDAARRLGLLRVTFATEASGQP comes from the coding sequence ATGAACCTGCGCCCGCGACGCCAGGACGATGTCGAGATCAACCTGATTTCGCTCATCGATGTGTTGCTGTTCCTGGTGATCTTCTTCATGGTATCGACGACCTTCGTGGAGAAATCCGAGATCGCATTGACGCTCCCCGAGGCGACCACCGATGCCCCGCCCGCCGCGGAGAACCAGATCGAAGTGACCATCGCGACGCACGGCGGCTATTACGTGAACGGCAACGCGCTCGCGGACACCGGTCTCACGACCGTAGAACGAGCTATGGCTGAGGCCGCCAAGCCTTTGCGGGACCCCGTCGTCATCATCAACGCCGACGCCAAGGCCACGCACCAATCGGTGGTCACTGCCCTGGACGCCGCGCGGCGCCTGGGGCTCCTGCGCGTGACCTTCGCGACGGAGGCGTC